One genomic segment of Salinigranum rubrum includes these proteins:
- the cofH gene encoding 7,8-didemethyl-8-hydroxy-5-deazariboflavin synthase subunit CofH: MSSGHGASGPDPSDVRFEHVPETDQSFENALAKARAGERLSVDDGVELLTTGTDSEGIDPGRKELVLEAADRRRADVVGEDVTFVANLNNNVTTACNTGCLFCNFKDTAHRFETGGEEHGGFTKPPAESRRIVEETLDYGISEVCSVSGLHPAFALDDEHHEILASYDRPAQEVNYKPPERYEVDPGTYLEQIDAMSVGGVHLHSMTPEEAYHARRGTDWSYESVYRKLREAGLDSAPGTAAEILVDEVRDVICPGKIDSAGWVEAMEGAMNAGLDVTATIMYGHVENERHRVMHLDVVRELQDRTGGITEFVPLSFVHQNTPLYRRGVVDGGASDAEDELMIAVSRLFLDNVDNVQSSWVKYGNAKALKLLNCGANDLMGTILSEEITKRAGGQYGEFRSVADYVDMVSAVGRPLVERSTDYRRRHRIGPDDPPFGPHLGPRADGTPMLSRSPPSVTADDD, translated from the coding sequence ATGTCATCAGGGCACGGTGCATCCGGTCCCGACCCGTCCGACGTGCGGTTCGAGCACGTCCCGGAGACGGACCAGTCGTTCGAGAACGCCCTGGCGAAGGCGCGCGCCGGCGAGCGCCTCAGCGTCGACGACGGCGTCGAACTCCTCACGACGGGAACCGACAGCGAGGGAATCGACCCGGGTCGGAAGGAACTCGTCCTCGAAGCGGCGGACCGCCGCCGGGCCGACGTCGTCGGCGAGGACGTCACCTTCGTCGCCAACCTCAACAACAACGTCACGACCGCCTGCAACACCGGCTGTCTGTTCTGCAACTTCAAGGACACCGCCCACCGGTTCGAGACGGGCGGCGAGGAACACGGCGGTTTCACCAAACCGCCCGCCGAATCCCGCCGAATCGTCGAGGAGACGCTCGACTACGGCATCTCGGAGGTGTGTTCGGTGTCCGGACTCCACCCGGCGTTCGCCCTCGACGACGAGCACCACGAGATACTCGCGTCGTACGACCGCCCCGCACAGGAGGTCAACTACAAGCCACCGGAGCGGTACGAGGTCGACCCCGGTACCTACCTCGAACAGATAGACGCGATGAGCGTCGGCGGCGTCCACCTCCACTCGATGACGCCCGAGGAGGCCTATCACGCCAGGCGGGGGACCGACTGGTCGTACGAGTCGGTGTATCGCAAGTTGAGAGAAGCGGGGCTGGACTCCGCGCCCGGCACCGCGGCCGAGATTCTCGTCGACGAGGTGCGCGACGTCATCTGCCCCGGGAAAATCGACTCGGCGGGGTGGGTCGAGGCGATGGAGGGAGCGATGAACGCGGGGCTGGACGTCACCGCGACGATCATGTACGGCCACGTCGAGAACGAGCGACATCGCGTCATGCACCTCGACGTCGTTCGGGAGTTACAGGACCGCACGGGGGGTATCACCGAGTTCGTCCCGCTCTCGTTCGTCCACCAGAACACCCCGCTCTATCGACGGGGCGTCGTCGACGGCGGCGCCTCGGACGCCGAGGACGAACTCATGATCGCCGTTTCGAGACTCTTCCTCGACAACGTCGACAACGTCCAGTCGTCGTGGGTGAAGTACGGGAACGCGAAGGCGCTCAAACTCCTCAACTGCGGCGCGAACGACCTCATGGGGACCATCCTCTCCGAGGAGATCACGAAACGCGCCGGCGGCCAGTACGGCGAGTTCCGCTCCGTGGCCGACTACGTCGACATGGTCTCGGCCGTCGGCCGACCGCTGGTCGAGCGGTCGACCGACTACCGCCGTCGACACCGGATCGGCCCGGACGACCCGCCGTTCGGCCCCCATCTCGGTCCGCGGGCGGACGGGACGCCGATGCTGAGTCGCTCGCCCCCCAGCGTGACGGCTGACGACGACTAG